gggaacacaagcagggggagtgggagaggaagaagcaggcaggctcatagcggaggagcctgatgtggggctcgatcccataacgccgggaccacgccctgagccgaaggcagatgcttaaccgctgtgccacccaggcgcccctttctttttcttttttaaagattttatttaattgagagagagagagagtgagagtgagagcatgagcagggatgggggaaggggcagagggagagggagagagagaatctcaagcagactccctgctgagcatggagccagacgaggggttcgatcccacgacctcaggatcatgacctgagctgaaggcttacctgcttaactgactgagccacccaggcaccctaggtttgtctttctttttaaacagactGATGATAGCAGAAGGCTCCTTGTGTTTGGCCCATGGCTTGGGAATTgtgcagaatgcacattcttctggCAGAATGCAAGGGCACTCTGTAATGACCCCTGATAACACTGGATCCCTTCACCTCTGAATCAGAGTCTCTTCCTAACTCATGTTACAGGATGAAGAAACACCCAAGGAACTCAGCTTTGGGACAATGAAACGGTGTGACCTGGGATCACCTTTCCCTTTGATTCTCAAAATGTTCTCTTCAGTCTAAAGAGATGCTTCATCACTTAGTAAATGGTAATAAATGGTGTAGGAATGAAAATATCTTGTCCTGGGCTGATATGACCAAGAAATGTAAAAGCACCCAAGGGTGATTTTGACCCATTCAGAcgtctactaaaaaaaaaaaaaattaccaaaaaaccCTCCAATCCCACCCCCcacagaaaacaagcaaaaaaatggGATTTCATAGTTACTTCctgtcctatttttaaaatgaccttaAAAAGACAAGTAAAAGATAAATTTAGCAAAGTTTACAAGTCAGAAGGACCCATTAAGGAAGTGCACATGAGGCCATGGGAGATTCAGCTGTGGATATTTGCATCAACAACAGGGAAGTGGCCTTGAGTCCTGGGTCAGTACCCTCCCTGCATTGGTATATAAGGGGCTCCCCCAGCAGAAGGCGACATCAGACCTCCCTCACCTCCTGAGTTTCCCCCCTCTCACCTCTCCTGAGTCCTCTCTCTTGACACCATGGGGTGCTGTGGTTGTGGAAGTTGTGGTGGCGGCTGCGGTGGTGGCGGCGGTGGCTGCGGGGGCGGCTGCGGGGGTGGCTGCGGTGGCGGTGGTGGCTGCGGCAGCTGCACCACCTGCAGGTGCTACCGGGTGggctgctgctccgcctgctgcccctgctgctgcGGCTGCTGTGGGGGCTGCTGCAGTACCCCCGTGGTCTACTGCTGCCGCCGCTCCTGTGGCTGCGGCTCCTGTGGCTGCGGCTCGTGTGGCTGCAGCGGTGGGAAGGGCTGTTGCCAGCAGAAGTGCTGCCGCCAGCAGAAGTGCTGTAAGAAGCAATGCTGCTGCTAGGTGGGCCATCTGGCCTCTGTCCTTGCACAGGAGATACTGGGAATTTCCTCTACTCCATTCACCTGTCCTACCTGTCGTCCTCTGGTATTCTGAGACTTACCCTCTTGGACTGACTTTGCTCCTGGATTTAGGttcctcttttttctgttttgggtgTTTTCAGTTTTCCTAACTGAAAAGTTTC
This window of the Ailuropoda melanoleuca isolate Jingjing chromosome 2, ASM200744v2, whole genome shotgun sequence genome carries:
- the LOC117796005 gene encoding small cysteine and glycine repeat-containing protein 7-like; translation: MGCCGCGSCGGGCGGGGGGCGGGCGGGCGGGGGCGSCTTCRCYRVGCCSACCPCCCGCCGGCCSTPVVYCCRRSCGCGSCGCGSCGCSGGKGCCQQKCCRQQKCCKKQCCC